A section of the Clostridium omnivorum genome encodes:
- a CDS encoding MBL fold metallo-hydrolase, which yields MEIKRIPAGVYAANCYIMCDESTKETAVIDPGGDGEDIIKAVKAIEGKVKYILLTHGHMDHTGAVGMLKEEFSVPVYIHKQDEQLIKNGAYMFGPLKFKGIEVEFDKNVKENDIFELGESEIKCIETPGHTPGGVCYLVNDSLFTGDTLFLRSIGRTDLEGGNFETIIESIKSKLMVLNDDIKVYPGHGPQSTIKYERENNPFF from the coding sequence ATGGAAATAAAGAGAATTCCAGCTGGAGTGTACGCTGCAAACTGCTATATTATGTGTGATGAGAGCACCAAGGAAACTGCAGTAATTGATCCAGGTGGAGATGGAGAGGACATTATAAAGGCTGTAAAGGCAATAGAAGGTAAGGTTAAATATATTTTGCTAACTCATGGTCATATGGATCATACTGGGGCTGTAGGAATGCTAAAAGAAGAATTTAGTGTTCCAGTATACATTCATAAACAGGATGAACAATTAATAAAAAATGGAGCCTATATGTTTGGCCCACTTAAGTTTAAAGGAATAGAAGTAGAGTTCGATAAAAATGTTAAAGAAAATGATATTTTTGAATTAGGTGAATCTGAAATTAAATGTATCGAAACACCAGGCCATACCCCAGGTGGAGTATGTTACCTAGTTAATGATTCACTTTTTACTGGTGATACTCTATTTTTAAGATCTATAGGTAGAACAGATCTTGAGGGTGGAAATTTTGAAACAATTATTGAAAGTATAAAATCAAAGTTAATGGTTTTAAATGATGACATAAAGGTTTATCCTGGACATGGACCACAAAGCACTATTAAGTATGAAAGGGAGAACAATCCTTTTTTTTAA
- a CDS encoding RelA/SpoT family protein, producing the protein MLEKLMDKIDKSNNNINKEFVEKAFNFAYEAHNMQKRESGEPYIIHPLEVACILADMGLDANTIAAGLLHDVIEDTTYTYEDLVNNFNVEVAELVQGVTKLGKIEYKTKEEQQADNVRKMLLAMAKDVRVILIKLADRLHNMRTLKYMPVEKQKEKAKETFDIYAPLAHRLGISKIKWELEDLAFRYTNPNEYYDLVQKISEKRVEREEYINLITKELHDSLLKAGIQSDIDGRPKHFYSIYRKMVSKNKTVDQIFDLTAVRILVNSVKDCYAALGIVHTMYKPIPGRFKDYVAMPKPNMYQSLHSTVIGPQGKPFEIQIRTFDMHRTAEYGIAAHWKYKEGTVNSENNLDFKLSWLREILEWQGETSDAEEFMEGFKIDLFSDEVFVFTPKGTVINLPNDATPIDFAYRIHTDVGNRCVGAKVDGRMVPLDYHLKTGEIVEVMTSSVPKGPNMDWINVVKSNQAKSKIRAWFKKAKREENIVKGKELLEKETKKQGYNFGELAKGEALEQLLKRYNSNSIEDIYALVALGDIMASSIVLRLKEQFLKGTNKNDLNNLKNLEEQINKNNSKITNQREDKFRTKSPGIIVKGTTNLLVRFAKCCNPVPGDDIVGYITKGRGVSIHREDCMNLAALKKEDEGKIVEATWGIAKGSDYITELQVEADDREGLLSEIVELVMETKTHLCAVNAKSAKGGTAIVSLKVKIPDLEHLRMLMRKIKKLKGVREIYRTKS; encoded by the coding sequence ATGCTAGAGAAGTTAATGGATAAAATAGATAAAAGCAATAATAACATAAATAAAGAATTTGTTGAAAAAGCTTTTAATTTCGCTTATGAGGCTCATAATATGCAAAAGAGAGAATCAGGTGAGCCATATATAATCCACCCATTAGAAGTGGCATGTATACTAGCGGATATGGGCTTAGATGCAAATACTATAGCAGCGGGATTACTCCATGATGTAATTGAGGATACTACCTATACTTACGAGGATCTTGTAAATAATTTTAATGTGGAAGTAGCTGAGCTAGTTCAAGGTGTTACTAAGCTTGGGAAAATTGAATATAAGACTAAAGAAGAACAGCAAGCTGACAATGTTCGAAAAATGCTGCTTGCCATGGCAAAAGATGTTAGAGTAATTCTTATAAAACTTGCAGATAGACTTCATAACATGAGAACTCTAAAATATATGCCTGTTGAAAAGCAAAAGGAAAAAGCAAAAGAGACTTTTGATATTTATGCTCCTCTCGCGCATAGACTAGGAATATCAAAAATTAAGTGGGAGCTAGAGGATTTAGCTTTTAGATATACAAATCCAAATGAGTACTATGATTTAGTACAAAAAATATCCGAGAAAAGAGTAGAAAGAGAAGAATATATAAATCTTATTACTAAAGAATTGCATGATAGCTTGCTGAAAGCAGGAATTCAATCAGATATTGATGGAAGACCAAAACATTTTTATAGTATTTATAGAAAGATGGTTAGTAAAAATAAAACTGTAGACCAAATATTTGATTTGACAGCTGTAAGAATTCTGGTAAATAGTGTAAAGGACTGTTATGCAGCACTAGGAATAGTACATACAATGTATAAGCCAATACCAGGAAGGTTTAAGGATTATGTTGCTATGCCTAAGCCTAATATGTATCAATCACTTCATTCTACAGTTATAGGGCCTCAAGGAAAACCTTTTGAAATTCAAATAAGAACCTTTGATATGCATAGAACAGCTGAATACGGAATTGCGGCTCACTGGAAGTATAAAGAGGGTACAGTAAATTCAGAAAATAATTTAGATTTTAAACTTTCATGGCTAAGAGAAATATTAGAATGGCAGGGAGAAACCTCTGATGCAGAAGAATTCATGGAAGGTTTTAAAATTGATTTGTTTTCTGATGAAGTTTTTGTATTTACACCTAAGGGTACAGTAATTAATCTTCCTAATGATGCAACTCCCATAGATTTCGCATATAGGATTCATACTGATGTTGGAAACAGATGTGTAGGTGCTAAAGTGGATGGAAGAATGGTACCTTTGGATTATCACTTAAAGACAGGAGAAATTGTAGAAGTTATGACTTCTTCTGTGCCAAAAGGTCCTAACATGGATTGGATAAATGTTGTAAAAAGCAACCAGGCTAAGTCCAAGATAAGAGCTTGGTTTAAGAAAGCAAAAAGAGAAGAAAATATTGTAAAGGGCAAAGAACTGCTTGAAAAGGAGACTAAAAAGCAGGGATATAATTTTGGAGAATTAGCAAAAGGTGAAGCACTAGAACAACTACTTAAAAGATATAATTCAAATTCTATAGAAGATATATATGCACTAGTTGCACTTGGCGATATTATGGCTTCTTCTATTGTTTTAAGATTAAAGGAACAGTTCTTAAAAGGTACAAATAAAAATGACTTAAATAATCTAAAAAACTTGGAAGAGCAAATAAATAAAAATAACAGTAAAATTACAAATCAAAGAGAAGATAAATTTAGAACTAAAAGTCCAGGAATTATTGTAAAAGGCACAACCAATTTACTGGTAAGGTTTGCAAAGTGCTGTAATCCAGTTCCAGGTGATGATATTGTAGGTTATATTACTAAGGGAAGAGGAGTATCAATTCATAGAGAGGATTGCATGAATTTGGCTGCCTTAAAAAAGGAAGATGAAGGTAAAATAGTTGAAGCAACTTGGGGAATAGCAAAAGGCTCAGACTATATTACTGAACTCCAAGTGGAAGCCGATGATAGAGAAGGATTGCTGTCAGAAATTGTGGAGCTTGTTATGGAAACAAAAACTCATCTTTGCGCAGTAAATGCAAAATCTGCTAAAGGTGGAACAGCAATAGTGAGTTTAAAGGTTAAAATACCTGACTTGGAGCATTTGAGAATGCTAATGAGAAAAATAAAAAAATTAAAGGGTGTTAGGGAGATATATAGAACCAAATCTTAA
- a CDS encoding adenine phosphoribosyltransferase, whose amino-acid sequence MDLKNNIRIIDNFPKEGISFKDVTTLLQDKDALKFTVDKMVEYLKDKDIDVVVGPEARGFLFGAPVAYALGAGFVPVRKKGKLPYDTISISYDLEYGSDILEIHKDAIKPGQRVAIVDDLLATGGTIATVAKLVEQVGGEVVSIDFVIELTDLYGKDKLTNYDVMSLVTYDI is encoded by the coding sequence TTGGATTTGAAAAATAATATAAGAATAATTGATAATTTTCCAAAGGAAGGCATTAGTTTTAAAGATGTAACCACATTACTTCAAGATAAGGATGCACTAAAATTTACTGTTGATAAAATGGTTGAGTACCTTAAAGATAAAGATATAGATGTTGTAGTAGGACCTGAAGCTAGGGGCTTTTTATTTGGGGCGCCTGTTGCTTATGCCCTAGGGGCTGGTTTTGTACCAGTTAGAAAAAAAGGAAAACTGCCTTATGATACTATTTCTATAAGTTATGATTTAGAGTATGGTAGTGATATATTAGAAATACATAAAGATGCCATTAAGCCTGGTCAGAGGGTAGCAATAGTTGATGACCTTCTTGCTACTGGTGGAACAATTGCAACTGTAGCTAAGCTTGTAGAACAAGTTGGTGGTGAAGTAGTTAGTATCGATTTTGTAATTGAACTAACTGATTTATATGGAAAAGATAAACTTACAAACTATGATGTTATGTCACTTGTAACATATGATATCTAA
- the dtd gene encoding D-aminoacyl-tRNA deacylase codes for MRAVVQRVKSSKVEIDGKVVGAIGRGLNVLIGISKNDSVEDIKFLKDKILNLRIFEDEDNKMNKSLLEVDGELLLVSQFTLYGDCRKGRRPNFMEALAGEEAENLYNEFVAQCKDIIPGVQTGVFGADMCVSIENDGPVTLMLDSKKVF; via the coding sequence ATGAGAGCTGTAGTACAGAGAGTAAAATCCTCCAAGGTTGAAATAGATGGAAAAGTTGTCGGTGCTATAGGAAGAGGTTTAAATGTACTGATAGGTATTTCTAAAAACGACAGTGTAGAAGATATAAAATTTTTAAAGGACAAAATATTGAATCTAAGGATTTTTGAAGATGAAGATAATAAAATGAATAAATCTTTATTAGAAGTAGATGGGGAACTACTCTTGGTTTCCCAATTTACTTTGTATGGAGATTGTAGAAAAGGACGCAGACCTAATTTTATGGAGGCGTTAGCAGGAGAAGAAGCTGAAAATTTATATAACGAATTTGTAGCTCAATGTAAGGATATTATACCAGGAGTTCAAACTGGGGTATTTGGGGCGGATATGTGTGTATCCATAGAAAATGATGGTCCTGTAACGCTAATGCTTGATTCAAAAAAAGTTTTTTAA
- the secF gene encoding protein translocase subunit SecF, giving the protein MLKIIEKTKIWFAISIIIIVAGFIGIAVNGLNFGLDFTGGTVVKIDMGKDFNKTEADEIVLKYAKDAVTNKAIPEGKTTPEYEIKSNKLSGEEVASMYNDLKTKYTLKEGSLLDQNTVGGTIGNELKQKASWALALATVAMLIYVGIRFEFKFGFAAIIALLHDVLITLGVYALYKVPVDSAFIAAMLTVIGYSINDTIVVFDRIRENQKYFRGKDVTELANASITQTMTRSINTVLTVLITITAVYIFVPSVRNFAFPLIIGIASGCYSSIFIASPIWVLLKKRSSKAKRAIA; this is encoded by the coding sequence GTGCTAAAAATTATAGAAAAAACAAAGATATGGTTTGCCATTTCAATTATAATTATAGTTGCTGGCTTTATAGGTATAGCTGTCAACGGGCTTAATTTTGGCTTGGACTTTACAGGTGGTACTGTTGTAAAAATTGACATGGGAAAAGATTTTAATAAAACAGAAGCAGATGAAATAGTTTTAAAATATGCTAAAGATGCTGTTACAAATAAAGCTATTCCAGAAGGAAAAACAACACCAGAATATGAAATTAAGAGTAATAAGCTTTCTGGTGAAGAAGTTGCCTCAATGTACAATGATCTTAAAACTAAATATACACTAAAAGAAGGTTCACTTTTGGATCAGAACACCGTTGGTGGTACTATAGGTAATGAATTAAAGCAAAAGGCTTCTTGGGCTTTAGCTCTTGCAACAGTTGCTATGCTTATATACGTTGGAATAAGATTTGAATTTAAGTTTGGCTTTGCTGCTATCATAGCATTATTGCATGATGTACTTATTACACTTGGAGTGTATGCACTATACAAAGTTCCTGTAGATTCAGCATTTATAGCTGCTATGCTTACTGTAATTGGTTATTCTATAAATGATACAATAGTTGTATTTGATAGAATAAGAGAAAATCAAAAGTACTTTAGGGGAAAAGATGTTACCGAGCTTGCAAATGCTAGTATTACTCAAACTATGACAAGGTCTATTAATACTGTTCTTACAGTTCTTATAACTATAACTGCAGTATATATATTTGTTCCTTCAGTTAGAAATTTTGCTTTCCCACTTATAATTGGAATTGCATCAGGATGTTATTCTTCAATATTCATAGCAAGTCCAATTTGGGTTTTACTTAAAAAGAGATCCTCTAAAGCAAAAAGAGCAATAGCATAA
- a CDS encoding DHH family phosphoesterase — protein sequence MENCKEKLQYFQPQLRFNPFALKGMDAALNRVVRAINNREKIVIYGYYDLDGISSIALLLLVFKYLNADVEYFVPNVISPNFNINSEDVKNNIKALGAKLLITVGCGSSSFSQIKMCNNLGIDVIVTDYHEVKGTTDEIIINPKQENCNYEFKFLSASGVAFKLVQAIASYYRMKSINKYLDLVMLGTVAQEVPLIGENKFIVEEGIKQLKKTNNYGINAWKKIYKLNEENETAIFEFVKKIGSTRTLEGRIDNARIAVELFTTSDKYRAEQIAKYLNNEIEKRIREISIS from the coding sequence ATGGAAAATTGTAAGGAAAAATTGCAATATTTTCAGCCGCAGTTAAGGTTCAATCCATTTGCTTTAAAAGGAATGGATGCAGCGCTTAATAGAGTTGTTAGAGCAATTAATAATAGAGAAAAAATTGTTATATATGGTTATTATGATTTGGATGGCATTTCAAGTATTGCATTACTTTTATTAGTGTTTAAATATTTAAATGCTGATGTTGAGTATTTTGTTCCAAATGTAATTTCACCGAATTTTAATATAAATTCTGAAGATGTGAAAAACAATATTAAAGCATTAGGCGCAAAATTATTAATTACTGTGGGGTGTGGTTCAAGTTCATTTTCTCAGATTAAGATGTGTAATAATTTAGGTATAGATGTAATTGTTACTGACTATCATGAAGTAAAAGGAACCACTGATGAAATAATTATTAATCCAAAACAGGAAAATTGTAATTATGAATTTAAATTTTTATCTGCTTCAGGTGTGGCTTTTAAATTAGTGCAGGCAATTGCAAGCTATTATAGAATGAAAAGTATAAATAAGTATTTAGATTTAGTTATGTTAGGAACGGTTGCACAAGAAGTTCCTTTAATTGGAGAAAATAAATTTATTGTTGAGGAAGGAATAAAGCAGCTAAAAAAGACTAATAATTATGGTATAAATGCTTGGAAGAAGATTTATAAATTAAATGAAGAAAATGAAACTGCTATTTTTGAATTTGTTAAAAAAATAGGTTCAACTAGAACTTTAGAAGGCAGAATTGATAATGCAAGAATTGCTGTAGAATTATTTACGACCTCTGATAAATATAGAGCTGAGCAAATTGCAAAGTATTTGAATAATGAGATAGAAAAAAGGATTAGGGAAATTAGTATAAGTTAA
- the secD gene encoding protein translocase subunit SecD, whose protein sequence is MKTKGKSAVLFFVCVFLIGLLAYLGAMGATIGDYQIKSLGNTINRGLDLQGGISVLEEIQTSDKVKPEDLDRTIELISLRVNKMGVSETTISKEGTKRIRIDIPGKFDTKEVIDSVGKTGKLRFVGPDNSEILTGSDVKNAVANLDQTSGYVVDLELTDAGTKKFAEATSKFLGQKIAIYMDEDKINDPTVQSVITGGKAQITGLKDLQEAKKQAGIIKSGALPLPIKTAEVKVVGPTLGANAMPQSILAGEVGIGIVFLFMILYYRIPGLIADIALLLYIVLLLGVFSAIGATLTLSGIAGFLLTVGMAVDANVLIIERMKEELKSGKTPKAAIEAGFHRALSSILDSNITTIISGIVLYALGSGSVKGFALTLMIGVLLSMFTAITVTRFLTRLAAKAGFFDKKWTIGTFGVHAITRG, encoded by the coding sequence ATGAAAACAAAAGGAAAAAGTGCGGTATTATTTTTTGTTTGTGTTTTTTTAATCGGTCTTTTAGCATATTTGGGGGCTATGGGAGCGACTATTGGTGATTATCAAATCAAATCCTTAGGAAACACCATAAATAGAGGACTGGATTTACAGGGTGGAATTTCTGTATTGGAGGAAATTCAAACTTCTGATAAGGTTAAGCCAGAAGACCTAGATAGAACAATCGAGCTTATCTCCTTAAGAGTTAATAAAATGGGTGTAAGCGAGACAACAATTTCAAAAGAAGGAACAAAAAGAATAAGAATTGATATACCTGGAAAATTTGATACTAAAGAAGTAATTGATTCAGTTGGAAAGACTGGAAAGCTAAGATTTGTTGGACCAGATAATTCAGAAATATTGACTGGTTCAGATGTAAAAAATGCAGTTGCTAATTTAGATCAAACAAGCGGCTATGTAGTAGACCTAGAATTAACTGATGCAGGTACAAAGAAATTTGCAGAAGCTACTTCTAAGTTTTTAGGACAAAAGATAGCTATATATATGGATGAAGATAAAATAAATGATCCAACAGTTCAAAGTGTTATCACAGGTGGAAAAGCTCAAATTACAGGACTTAAAGATTTACAAGAAGCTAAAAAGCAAGCTGGAATTATTAAGTCAGGTGCACTTCCACTTCCAATTAAAACTGCTGAAGTTAAAGTAGTTGGACCTACACTTGGTGCCAATGCTATGCCTCAGAGTATATTAGCTGGTGAAGTTGGTATAGGAATAGTATTCCTATTTATGATATTGTATTATAGAATACCTGGTTTAATAGCAGATATTGCTTTACTTCTTTACATAGTGTTATTATTAGGAGTATTTTCAGCAATAGGAGCTACTTTAACGCTATCAGGTATTGCAGGTTTCCTACTGACAGTTGGTATGGCAGTAGATGCCAATGTACTTATAATTGAGAGAATGAAGGAAGAGTTAAAGTCAGGTAAAACTCCGAAGGCTGCAATAGAAGCAGGTTTTCATAGAGCTTTAAGCTCCATTCTAGATTCAAATATTACTACTATTATTTCTGGTATAGTTCTTTACGCTCTTGGATCAGGTTCTGTTAAAGGATTTGCCCTTACTTTAATGATTGGTGTACTTTTAAGTATGTTCACTGCAATTACAGTAACAAGATTCTTAACGAGACTTGCTGCTAAAGCGGGATTCTTTGATAAAAAGTGGACTATTGGAACATTTGGAGTACACGCAATTACAAGGGGGTAA